The nucleotide window TCgtgttttggggtgttttgttttagggATGTCTCATTTTTGGGGCTGTCCTGTTATTGGGTTTTGTCGTGTTTTGGGGTGTTTCCTGTTTTGGGGTGTCTCATGTTTTGGGGTGTCTCATGGTTTGGGGTGTCTCCTTGCCGCTGGCACGCGCCTCACGCTGCCGGTCCCCAGGGGAGCCTCGCCGCGGCGCCTACACCGCCTTCATGAAGTCCCACCGCTGCTACGACCTCATNNNNNNNNNNNNNNNNNNNNNNNNNNNNNNNNNNNNNNNNNNNNNNNNNNNNNNNNNNNNNNNNNNNNNNNNNNNNNNNNNNNNNNNNNNNNNNNNNNNNCCCCCGGTGGGGGGTCGGGCCATGGGTTTGGGGTCGTTTCTCTGCCCCCGTTAAGTTTTTACAAGGCGGAGCGGGGGGACCGGGCAGCCTGAGGgtgccccgtcccccccccaaAGTGACTCTCCCGCGGCAGGTGAAGAAGGCTTTCTTCGCGCTGGTCACCAACGGCGTGCGGGCTGCCCCGCTGTGGGACAGCAAGAAGCAGAGTTTTGTGGGTGAGTGAGCGGGCCGGGGGCctgggggggcagcggggaggtCAGCAGGGCCCCGCTCACcctgcccaccccccccccaggcatGCTGACCATCACCGACTTCATCAACATCCTGCACCGCTACTACAAGTCGCCCATGGTAGGGCCGGCGCGGGGCTCCGTCCCCGTGGCTCCCCGGGGACCCGGGCTctggctcctgccagccccgcgCGTGCCCGAGGGGTCGGGGTTAACCCTGGGTTTTCTGCCGGAGCCCAGGTGCAGATCTACGAGCTGGAGGAGCACAAAATAGAGACGTGGAGAGGTGAGGGGGGCTGCTGCCGGCTGCCTTccgcccccccggccctgtCTGGGGCACCCCAAACCCCGGGGCTCTGCGTCCCACGGCGCCGCTGGCCCCCTCagcacctcctctcccctcagAAGTCTACCTGCAGGACTCCTTCAAGCCTCTGGTCTGCATCTCCCCCAACGCCAGGTACCCCCctgcggcggggagggggctcagcTCGCGGCGGCCTCGGGCGCGAGCCCACTTCCCcgtcctcctccctccccgcaGCCTCTTCGACGCCGTCTCCTCCCTGATCCGCAACAAGATCCACCGCCTGCCCGTCATCGACCCCGACTCGGGCAACACGCTCTACATCCTCACCCACAAGCGCATCCTCAAGTTCCTCAAACTGTTCGTaagtcccagccctgccccgcgcggcggcggcggcggcgtaGAGCCGGGCGCCGGCTGCTCTGGGTAGCGCAGGCTCCGGGAGGCCGAGGTGGGTGCAGCTCCGGTGCCCTGCGGCAGCTCCTAGAGGTActcccggggctgccccgggggccccgccgcccctgCTAGCGCCAACGCTGCGACGTGTCTGCCCGGGGGCCGCGCTCCGCACCCAGCGCTCTCTGCTTTCGCTCCTAGGACCTCGGCCCAGGCCCCCCGCCAGCCGGGGCAGCCGGATCCGGCGGCACCGCGGGGCCCGGGGCGCGCCGGGCCGAGCCAGCGTCAGCACTgtcccccctccccgtccccccctGCAGATAGCGGAGGTCCCCAAGCCCGAGTTCATGGCCAAGACGCTGGAGGAGCTGCGGATCGGTACCTACGACAACATCGCCGTGGTGCGGACCAGCACCCCCATCTACGTGGC belongs to Oxyura jamaicensis isolate SHBP4307 breed ruddy duck chromosome 33 unlocalized genomic scaffold, BPBGC_Ojam_1.0 oxy33_random_OJ71211, whole genome shotgun sequence and includes:
- the LOC118158625 gene encoding 5'-AMP-activated protein kinase subunit gamma-1-like produces the protein MFWVLLVLASSRVLGCFVLGMSHFWGCPVIGFCRVLGCFLFWGVSCFGVSHGLGCLLAAGTRLTLPVPRGASPRRLHRLHEVPPLLRPHPPPKVTLPRQVKKAFFALVTNGVRAAPLWDSKKQSFVGMLTITDFINILHRYYKSPMVQIYELEEHKIETWREVYLQDSFKPLVCISPNASLFDAVSSLIRNKIHRLPVIDPDSGNTLYILTHKRILKFLKLFIAEVPKPEFMAKTLEELRIGTYDNIAVVRTSTPIYVALGIFVQYRVSALPVVDDSGRVVDIYSKFDVIVSTG